In Gracilinanus agilis isolate LMUSP501 chromosome 1, AgileGrace, whole genome shotgun sequence, the sequence GCAAGTAGTACTCCTTCCAAGAGCATAGGATCTACAACTAGAGGGCCCTGGGCCCCTAAATAGGGAACAGATCAGTCTCAGTCCCTAGAAATTCACATGACCTAGTCGCTCAGGATGGAAAGGCAGGGAAGGAGAGCTGCTAAATCCCTTGGGTAGAATAGAAAAGAGTTGGGAAGATGACAGGTAAAAATTTCATAGGCTGTTTAATTTCTCTAGGCCTCATTTTGGTGAGGGACTATGGGTATGGATTGTTGCATATAATATCTGATGAAAATGATATGTTTGCTAGTTTTGCTTTACTGttacttttctttgttataagggaaggcTCATTAGGGCTGGCTATATTCAGAAATGACTGATGTATAACTGAAAGGCactaattaaacttaaaattaagTGGTTGGTCTAGAtgcttagcatagcacctggcacacagtaagtgctgaATAAATTCTAGTTATAGACTAGTGGAATATTCAAATTAGAAGGGATTCTcggaagagggggagggggaagattaCCCAGAGGTGAATTCCCTTTTGAGCATCCCTGACAGATGATCATACATCCAGTTTCAACTTAAATACTTCCATGAAATAGCTTTTTACCCTTttaagccttttcttttctttaactcttaccttctgtcttagaatccatattgattctaaggcaaaagagtggtaagggcaaggcaactgaggttaaataacttgccctgggtcacatagctaaggacTGTAtaagggtcaaatttgaacctaggacacctagacctggttctctatccactgagtcacctagatgcgccagaaccttgtttttttttttttttttggtttttgtttttaactgaaaaatattttactagTTTACTTATAATGCAGAGAGAATACTAGGTTGGGATCAGAAGGTCTGAGGTTCCCTTACTGGTAGACATTTATAAAAGttgaaaagttcattttttttctgcctgTGGAAACCTGCTTGGACTCTCCCTAACTCTAAATCTGTTAACAAATCCCTAcgaccccttccaactctaaacccCGGGATGCCACGATCTCTGGGGTTTTCCCCGCCCCTTACCTCCTTCTCCTCTCACtggctctcccctccccccaggctcTAGGCAAGGAGCAGAGTCCAGGATCCCTGGGGGAAAGGGGCCTACCTGAGATGAAGGTAACCCAGACTTGCATGCCCCAGGCCGCGGACAGGATCAGCACCTGGACCACCTTGGCTAGGTCACTCGGTTCCACCTCTGAAGCCATCATGCAGCCCAGGCTCCGCAGCTGGGAGGAAAGAACCACGCTCAGAGGCCCTCCCGCCCCCCACCTCCAAGAAAGGTGCTGGGTTGCTCTCAGAATTCAGGCATCCCAGGGTGTAGGAACCCAAAAGGGATCGCTTCCTTGACCAGGGAAAGGGGCACGAGGGAGCGAGACCTCCCGGCGAGCCTGATTCAGGGGGCGACCTCCGGAACTGGGGTCTGGGAAGCCCCTTCCCGACTCCTGCGCGTGCAAGGACCCGGGAATTCTGGGCCTGCTCGAAGCCAGATCCCGTATTCCACCCTCCTCATCCTTACCAAGAGCGGCGCCCAGTCCGGAGAGAGGCGGTACCTAAACTCCACTTCTGCTCAGAGGACCACGGACCTCAGCAATAGCCCTCCCCGCCCTACCACCTTAATGCTTCAGCCCAAGCATTCCAGCTCCGCCCCCTCTCTGGCTTCTGACCAATCCCATTGCGATATCTGTAGTCTTTACCCCGCCCCCTTTGGTTTCTAACCAATCAGTGATGACAATTCTTATATAAGACCCGCCCTCCTTGTCTCTTACCCCTCTGCCCCACCTCTTACCCCCGACTACCTCAGAGGTAATCCAATCACCTTTCGACTCAGGGATTACAGACAAGAAGCACAACCAATAGTATTTCGAGATCGCCGAGGAGAACTACACACAAAGGTTCCGCCCCTCCACTGTGACTTGACTATCCTGATCCTACCCCTTACCTTAGTTTTGTATGGTATCTCCAGTGGATCAAACTTCATCGCTCTGGCTGGGGACTTTTTTTCTTGGTCCCTGATGGGCTTAGAGTATGAGCATCTGGTAGGTATTTCAATTCGATGAACATTTATTGAGCGCCCACTTTGTTCTGGGCCCCAGCAAAAGGGACTCAGGGCATTTTTGCCTTAACCCCACCTCCCACCCAGCAGGGGCCACGCAATGAGGACTCTGTGGATCCGATTCTCTTCCAGATGTTCTCTCCCAGGTGCAAACATCTGGCCTTGGCATCCTTAGCATCGAGTTCCAATTTGAATGGCTGGGTCTGGGAGGTAGTGCAGTGTAATGGGACAGAATAGGAAGTCTGTGGGGATTCCAGGGGTGCTTCCAGATGTGAACAGTTCTCTGGGCTGGGAGTGGGGATGGGAAGAGTGGACAGGGCAAGTGTGGGGTGGCTGGGCTACTTTTTACACCCTCCTCACCCATTGCTTCTTATTCTCCCCACCCATCCAAGTGACTGTGTCCTGGCCGGAATTCCTCGGGACTCGGACAGTTCTCTTGTGTCCGTTCATACTCCCGGGTCATCTTCTCCAAGGGAATGTGCACTGCAGAGTCTTAACAAGTCAGATAAGCAGCTGACTGTCAGTGTTGTCTCACCGAAACCATGGAGTCTGGGTATGTATAAAATGATGTGGTTTAGAGGGGGTGTGGATAGACAAGGCAAAGGCAAGAAGACTGAGGACCAGTGATAGAGGGTGGAGGGATAAGGGAGGTGTGTctgtggggagagggggagaattgCAGTTTGAGGGTGTAAAGCCTAGAATTTAGAGATCATTATGCTTGGTTCCTGGGCAGGATTTTGGGATTGGGCCACTAGAGGAATGGGGAGCCGGAGTTTCAAGGTTGGGAGACCTGGGGGACTGGGAGAGACTGAGATATTTGGTGACTTGGTGTAATCTTGAAAGGAGGAGCCCTTATTCTCCTGAATGCTCCGGAACAATGATTTAGGGTTCCATTGTGGAGTCCCATTTGAGTTAAGGATGAGAAGAGGGGTGCAATCCCGGAAATGTTCGGCCCTGTGACTCTAGCTCTGAATGGCAGGTGTGGTTCATAAGATCAACTCAGATTCTCAGAaactgaaaaatgatgaaaaggaccTCCTGAAGAATCGACATATCAGTTTCAAGGTCACCTTTTCCATTGTTCTCTCAGGGTCCCACCTCCCTATATCGTGTAGTGTAGTGGGGGAAAGCATTGAATCAGAAGAGACTTGAGTTTAAGTCCTAGCTGTACTACTCACTATATCTAGATGAGAGACTCTCTGTAACTAAGCTCActtgtctgagcctcagtttctttttctgtaacaTCTGGTTGTTGGGGACCCAAACCAACCTTGTTTTGTAGAAAGTGTTTAATAGACCTTGACCTGATAGAGAAGGaggaagctattattatttattatttattattgtagaGGCAGCAGATCAGGTTCTGGGCTTGTTGTCAtgaagacttgtgttcaagtcTGCCTCTGACTGTTATTAGTCATTTGAAACTGATCAAGTCCTTTCACCTCTAGGTACCTCAGACAATTTTCTAGAActtaattaattttctaaaaggaaaaggcCATTGAGCTGTATTGGAAGATATATATCCCCACCCCCAACAAAGCCACAGCCGTTTCACAGGATTTGAGGATTGTGGGTCCTGTGATGGTGAGTGATGGGACTATAGTTTCCAACTCCCATCTTTATCCCAGCAGAAATTGCTGAGCTCTGAGGAGGTCCTTACCTCGAGCCTGAAGCTGAATGCGATTTCAAAGGGGAGCATGACCAAAAGCCGGAATGTGAACAAGAATAGGAGCCGGAGTCGCAGCCTGAGCCCGAGTTCGAAACCTTTGATAGAGGCCAGTGACCAGGTGCAAGCATGTTCTTGTTACATGGATAAACCTGATGGGGTGTCCACATGTGTACACCACTGAATGGTTCAGGGTCTTCTTCAATTCCCTCCTAGATTCTTCTCCACCcctatgcctcaatttccctcCCATGACTTGAATGAATGAGGAGGGATTTGAAGGGAACGGAAAAACCCAAATTAGGGTAGAGATGGGCCCTGGGGATAGTTGGAGGAAGAGCTGGAAAAGGGTCTAATATCCCCCCCTACCCTTTTCCTCCATGATCTACCATGCTGGCCCATCAGAGGAGCTTGGAGACAGACAATTTCAAGGCCCAAGGTAAGGTACCCTGGGACCACTGGAATAAAGAGGATGAGGCCAATAGCCCAAGGAACTGGGGGAAGCAAGACCTCTGTTTTCTGTGGAATGGGGAAATTCAGACTGCCCTTGCCCCTTCCAGGGTCAAGTGGAATGAGGTGGAAAATAGGGATTGTGATCTTTGATACCCTAGGTAAGGTCTCCACTGTCATGATTCCTGATTCACAAAAACTCTTAAGGATAGACTTGGATTCCCTGAAAAATCAGCTTCAAGCCCAGACTAAAGTGAGTCGACCCATCTTGTCTCCATTTTGTCCTTTCTGATGTTGACTTCCACACCCTCTGATCCAGCTTTCTGACAGTAACCTATCTGTTACTAGGCCTTTGAGTTCCTGAACCACTCTGTGAcccttctggagaaggaaagcaGCCATCAGAGGGTTAAAATCCAGGAGCTAGAGGGTGAGGTTGGGTCTTAGGAGTTAGATCAAGTTACGATTTGTAGGAGGTGAGCTCAAGGTTAGGGATTGGGAGGGGTTTCTAGGGCCTTACACTCATCCCTCTGAGCCTGGGTGTGGGATTCTTAAAAGAGATTTCCCAAGGCCAGCCCCTTCCTTCCTAGAGGGGTTGGTGGGAGGGCCAGAGAGAAGGCTGGGGTCAGCACAGGATCAGGAATCATGTTCTTCATCCATCTCTTGGCAGAAGTAATGAGCATGTCTTGCTACCCAGCCCAAGATGACCTCATTAGAAGAGGGGCAGAACTAGGACGACAAGAGCTGTGGCGGGCACTGGCTCGGGGCCTGCAGGAGGTGAAGGAAAATCTTCGGGGGAGTGAGGAGGCCCAAAGGGGCCGGACCACCCGCTCTCTATTACAGCTGGGCCAGGAGATTCGGGAAAGGTGGGGATCTTGACTTGGGGGCACAAGATTTCTGCGAGCAATAGGAAAATATTATGGGGAACAGGAGAGCCAAGGAaggaggatggggtgggggagctGTGAGAGGTCATACTATGGATTTGTTGGCTATGTTATCCCTCCCACCCCAGCAAGAAGTTCCTATGGGAGGAGCTGGAAGTGCTGCAGGAAGAAGTGACCTACATCCATCAGAAACTCAGTatgtcccccccacccccactcatCACCCCTGTGACCCATTCTTTTGTCTCTTCAaactctgtctctccttcctccaagGGCTCCAGCCTTTGAATTGAGGGTAGGGGTCTCTAGCCCTCCTCCACCTCTGGGGGATGGTGATAAACATTGTTTCAGCTTTTTTCTTCTTGTAGCCCCAAAACCATGAATGGAGGGAAGGGATCCCAATATTCTTTCTTGGAGGCCCTCTCACCCTCTTGTCCCCCATCCCTTTATTCAGAAACGCAGGAAgaagaaatcaacaaaaatctgGTGAACATTAAGAAAATGCAGAAGAATCAGGTGAAATGTCGAAAGGTAAGGAGAAGGAGGCTGGGGGAAAGggcctagagaggggaaaaggaggctgagagagggagaaaggcaaCTATTGgtgggagaagaaaagatggctggggaggaaggaggcaggATTTGCTAAAACCTGAGTCCACATTTCTCTTCCACCCCCATCCCTGTCTCTGCTTGGGCAGAAGCTTGAGAGTGAAGCAGAAATGCCTGAATTTTATAGGAGAGATAAGGTAAGGGAAAGGGCCTTACCTCTGCCGCTACCCATCTCCCTACCCCCAGGTACTAACAAAGATGAAACAGCAAGGGAACATGGTATCTGAGGAGGATTTGAAGAACAAGGACTCTTGGGGGGAGGAGGAGCTGGAGGAGGAGCTGAATGACATATGGTAAGAAATTGAATCCAGAATGTGCAAACCCATTCCTTGAGCCCACAGGGATCCAGACCTTCACGAGCCCTGTTCTTGGCTTCCAGGGACCCATATTTCCTCCAGTCTGCTTCAGAACCCACCTGCTACAaatcactaagccacctaactgcaaATTACTTCCCCTTTCTGatcctcaattttctcctttataaaatgggggGATGATACCCAagatcttttccaattctaaaaaaTCCTGTGAGACTAAGACTTGTTGGGAGGAGCCATGATGAAGAACCCATTCTCCCAACTCCATCATGACCTGCCCCTCCTCCATAACATTCACTCCCCTGTCCAGATTCTGGGTATGTATTCCagcctttcccccttcctcccaggacTCTTTTTTTGTGCCCTCCTCCTACCCAGGTCAGCTGTGAACACTCTTGAGAATGCCATTGAAAGCTTATCCCTGACCAGAATCAAAAGCCGAGGAGCCCCCAAGGGTGAGTGCCCAGGGGAAGCTGAGACtctggggagaagaaaaaagccTCCCCCAAAACTATACCCCAAATACCCTATCTGGAATTCTCTGGCACAGGACGGAAAGGACGACGCTGTGTGAGTCCGCTGCCAACACCTGCCTGGGCGACAGATTCGGATTCAGATGCCAACCCACCTCACTGCCCATAGCCGATAGCCTTGACCCATGCAAGACTCCTTCAGTATGGGCACTGACAACCTCCAGCCCCTGGCCCCTAGCCCTAGCTGTAGCTGTAGCTTCTTCAGGAGCTCCAACCTCAGCCCCTGGCCTCTCACTAGATCCTTCCCTCCCCAGGCCTTGCCCTTTGCCCCGGCCTCTCTGAGTAGCTCTGAGGAGGCTCTGACGTTTTGCTTTACTAATCTCTTCTCTTCACAGGCTGAGCTGCTGGGACCTACCTACTCAAGGGAAGGGAGGCCTCCCTGAGGGGAGCCTCAGCTCCCAAAATCccctaagagagaaaataaaataggagTGAGCACTTCCCCAACACTGTCTCTGTTCCTGCAGGCCCTCTCTGGCCCTTCCACTTCTTCCTTGTTCTAGAAAGATTCATTCGGTGGGGCTAGTCTAAAGCTGGGGTGAACGCATGGCCAAGGCAAGGCTAAAGGAAGCTTGAGTCCAACCTGGGGCGAATTCGAACAGAGGCTGGGGGGCGGGGCAAGCCACAGGCTCGAACTCCTACCCCACACAGCCGCCCCTTGCCTCAGCCAAACACAAAGACATGGCTCAGCCCAGAAAACACTGCGCTGCCCCCGCCTCCCCAACACAGCCGGCCCTCCTCAAAGGTTCCATCCGTTCACTCCGCACTGTCTATGAGGGTTCTAACGTGTGCCCGGGACTGTGCCAGGTGCCGAGGTtccaaagatcaaaggaaataagCCCTGCCCTCCGCTAGATTCCGTTCTGGCTCTTCCTCCCGCTCCTGGACCGGGGCAGAACTCGCAGGGCCTGGGGGGCTGAGCCAGGGAGCGCTTTTCCCAGATGCCCCGCCCGGGGGGCTGGCCCGGTGCTAATGAGCCGGCGCACGGCTGGCGCGctccccctccctccatctctccatccatcctttGCCTTGGTCCCTGCCGCTCTCTCCCGCTCCGCTCCAAGGCTGGGGCGGGCTAAGGCAGCGGCGGCGCCGTGAGAGCCAGGGCTAGGCTGTCTTCGGGGTCTGTCTGCTTCTGCCTGCCCTCTCGTCAGCCCGCGACACCTGGACATCTGGGACAAAGGCGACCGGCTGGGCCTGGGGCTGGCTTCCCCCACCGTGGGACGTGAATCCGGGCCATGGAGCGGCCGTGACCCAGGTGGTGATGGCGGGGATTGGAGCGCGATCTGGGGGTCTCTACTTACCCTCGCAGGGAATTTGGGAGCCCTCGTCTGGGGgcatgggggggggaggggtattTGAGACCGCAGGGAGGAGCTGAGGAGAggtgatgggggagggggaggcaccGTGTGTGTTTGCACGCCTGTGCTAGTCTACGAGTCCGTGTGTTCGCCCACTCTCTTAGGCTTCCCCTCCCAACAACACACACACTCACCCCTGTACGGGAAGCACCAATACAGCAGGGTTGGAACTGGCGAGGGGTTAAGGGGAGGGGGGTGTCAGTGTGGGGAGAGATGTCGCTGGGGCCCAGACATAGGATGAAGCCCTGGCATGCTGTAGCTGAGGGAATCCTTGGATGGAGGGGGCCAGAAGCTAGAGAAAGCAGAGGCCAAATGGCCTAGAGTTTCCCAGTCTTTGCAGGTTATTTCTGGGGAAATGTAAATCTTAGCTAGGCTTTGTACCTCCCCCAGCATCTAGCAATAGCTTTCTCTTAACACAGGCCTTTAAATCCTTGGGTGATAATTCTCTGTGGCAGTTATAGGATGGAGGTTAGATCATTGGGAGAACTTTCTGATAGTAGTTAAGGGGTACGGAGTGCTCTTCTCTtttgagagagggagggacagatgAGACACTGAGGCAGAGGGACCAATGGTTGGGGTTGGTCAGACACAGAAGatcca encodes:
- the CCDC159 gene encoding coiled-coil domain-containing protein 159, whose translation is MGLEYEHLQGPRNEDSVDPILFQMFSPSDCVLAGIPRDSDSSLVSVHTPGSSSPRECALQSLNKSDKQLTVSVVSPKPWSLGVVHKINSDSQKLKNDEKDLLKNRHISFKKLLSSEEVLTSSLKLNAISKGSMTKSRNVNKNRSRSRSLSPSSKPLIEASDQRSLETDNFKAQGKVSTVMIPDSQKLLRIDLDSLKNQLQAQTKAFEFLNHSVTLLEKESSHQRVKIQELEEVMSMSCYPAQDDLIRRGAELGRQELWRALARGLQEVKENLRGSEEAQRGRTTRSLLQLGQEIRESKKFLWEELEVLQEEVTYIHQKLKTQEEEINKNLVNIKKMQKNQVKCRKVLTKMKQQGNMVSEEDLKNKDSWGEEELEEELNDIWSAVNTLENAIESLSLTRIKSRGAPKGRKGRRCVSPLPTPAWATDSDSDANPPHCP